The following are from one region of the Serinus canaria isolate serCan28SL12 chromosome 8, serCan2020, whole genome shotgun sequence genome:
- the IVNS1ABP gene encoding influenza virus NS1A-binding protein — MIPNGYLMFEDENFIESSVAKLNALRKSGQFCDVRLQVCGHEMLAHRAVLACCSPYLFEIFNTDSDCHGVSHVKFDDLNPEAVEVLLNYAYTAQLKADKDLVKDVYSAAKKLKMERVKQVCGDYLLSKMDVQSCISYRNFASCMGDSRLLNKIDGYIQEHLVEISEQEEFLKLPRLKLEIMLEDNVGLPSNGKLYTKVINWVQRSIWENGGNLEDLMEEVQTLYYSADHKLLDGNLLDGQAEVYGSDDDHIQFVQKRPPRENDHKQISSSSSGSLSPNATVQSPKHEWKIIASEKTSSNTYLCLAVLDGVLCVIFLHGRNSPQSSPSSTPRLLKSLSFELQPSDLIEKPMSPMQYARSGLGTAELNGKLIAAGGYNREECLRTVECYDPEKDTWTFIAPMRTPRARFQMAVLMGQLYVVGGSNGHSDDLSCGEMYEPEIDDWTPVPELRTNRCNAGVCALNGKLYIVGGSDPYGQKGLKNCDVFDPVTKAWTSCAPLNIRRHQSAVCELGGYLYIIGGAESWNCLNSVERYNPENNTWTLMAPMNVARRGAGAAVRDGKLFVAGGFDGTHAVNCVEMYDPARNEWKMMGSMTTPRSNAGITTVANTIYAVGGFDGNEFLNTLEVYNPESNEWSPYTKIYKF, encoded by the exons ATGATTCCCAACGGATATTTGATGTTTGAGGATGAGAACTTCATTGAGTCATCTGTTGCCAAACTCAACGCCTTACGGAAGAGCGGTCAGTTCTGCGACGTCCGCCTCCAG GTGTGTGGACACGAGATGCTGGCGCACCGAGCTGTGCTGGCATGCTGCAGTCCCTACCTGTTTGAAATCTTCAACACTGACAGCGACTGTCATGGAGTTTCCCATGTGAAATTTGATGATCTCAACCCAGAAGCTGTTGAAGTTCTGTTGAATTATGCCTATACTGCTCA GTTAAAAGCCGATAAAGATCTGGTGAAAGATGTATACTCTGCAGCAAAGAAGTTGAAGATGGAAAGGGTTAAGCAG GTTTGTGGTGACTATTTGCTCTCCAAGATGGACGTGCAGAGCTGCATCTCGTACCGGAACTTTGCCAGCTGCATGGGAGACTCCCGGTTGTTGAACAAGATCGATGGCTACATTCAGGAACACCTTGTAGAGATTTCAGAACAGGAGGAATTTCTCAAGCTCCCACGGTTAAAG CTTGAAATAATGCTGGAAGACAATGTTGGCCTACCCAGCAATGGCAAATTGTACACAAAGGTAATCAACTGGGTACAGCGCAGCATCTGGGAGAACGGAGGCAACCTGGAAGATCTAATGGAAGAG GTGCAAACGCTGTACTACTCAGCTGATCACAAGCTGCTTGATGGAAATCTGCTAGATGGACAGGCTGAGGTGTATGGCAGTGATGATGACCACATTCAGTTTGTGCAG AAGAGGCCACCACGTGAGAATGATCACAAGCAGATCAGTAGCAGCTCCTCTGGAAGTCTTTCTCCAAATGCTACTGTTCAGAGTCCTAAACACGAGTGGAAAATCATTGCTTCAGAGAAGACTTCGA GTAACACGTATCTGTGTCTGGCCGTGCTGGACGGGGTCCTGTGTGTCATCTTCCTGCACGGCCGCAacagcccccagagctcccccTCGAGCACCCCGCGGCTGCTGAAGAGCCTGAGCTTCGAGCTGCAGCCCAGCGACCTCATTGAGAAGCCCATGTCCCCCATGCAGTACGCGCGCTCGGGGCTGGGCACGGCCGAGCTCAACGGCAAGCTCATCGCTGCGG GGGGCTACAACAGGGAGGAGTGCCTGCGCACCGTGGAGTGCTATGACCCCGAGAAGGACACCTGGACGTTCATCGCACCCATGAGGACGCCGAGGGCCCGGTTCCAGATGGCGGTGCTGATG GGGCAGCTGTACGTCGTGGGTGGGTCGAACGGCCACTCGGATGACTTGAGCTGTGGAGAGATGTACGAGCCTGAGATTGATGACTGGACCCCTGTTCCCGAGCTGCGGACCAACCGCTGCAACGCAG GAGTGTGTGCCCTGAATGGAAAGCTGTACATTGTGGGTGGTTCTGATCCCTATGGCCAGAAAGGACTGAAGAACTGTGATGTGTTTGATCCCGTAACAAAGGCTTGGACGAGCTGTGCTCCCCTTAACATCC GGAGGCACCAGTCGGCCGTGTGTGAGCTGGGGGGGTACCTGTACATCATCGGCGGGGCCGAGTCGTGGAACTGCCTCAACAGCGTGGAGCGCTACAACCCCGAGAACAACACCTGGACCCTGATGGCACCCATGAACGTGGCACGGCGCGGCGCCGGCGCGGCTGTCCGTGATG GCAAGCTGTTTGTGGCTGGAGGATTTGACGGCACGCACGCGGTGAACTGCGTGGAGATGTACGACCCTGCCAGGAACGAGTGGAAGATGATGGGCAGCATGACCACACCCAGGAGCAATGCTGGCATCACCACTGTGGCCAACACCATTTATGCAGTGGGGGGCTTTGATGGCAATGAGTTCTTGAACACACTTGAGGTCTACAATCCAGAGTCAAATGAGTGGAGTCCCTACACCAAAATTTACAAGTTTTAA